The following proteins are co-located in the Eleginops maclovinus isolate JMC-PN-2008 ecotype Puerto Natales chromosome 1, JC_Emac_rtc_rv5, whole genome shotgun sequence genome:
- the LOC134863769 gene encoding RNA-binding protein 39-like isoform X7, whose protein sequence is MKSSHANGHDDQIKKKRRSRSKSRSPGSRKKRSRSRDKKKSKKRSKSRERKRSRSRERHRSGSRSKERSGRYRARKSPVRKRSKSRSPFKKEKSPIRNFEDAIGQYNKIREQPIDNLTPEERDARTVFCMQLAARIRARDLEDFFSAVGKVRDVRMISDRNSRRSKGIAYIEFVESSSVPLAIGLTGQRLLGVPIIVQASQAEKNRAAAAANNLQKGSSGPMRLYVGSLHFNITEEMLRGIFEPFGKIEGIQLMMDSETGRSKGYGFISFSDAECAKKALEQLNGFELAGRPMKVGHVTERSDSSTASSFLDNDELERTGIDLGTTGRLQLMARLAEGTGLKIPPAAQQALQMTGSIPFGNISAQPAVPTPAPSQALNLPSQPLATHCLQLSNLFNPQAENDPTWAIEIQDDVIEECNKHGGIVHIYVDRNSAQGNVYVKCPSIPAAMATVNALHGRWFAAKMITAAYVPLPTYHNLFPDSVAAKQLLMPARR, encoded by the exons ATGAAGTCCTCTCATGCAAATGGACATGACGACCAAATCAAGAA GAAAAGGAGGAGTCGAAGCAAGAGCCGAAGCCCAGGCTCTAGGAAGAAAAGGAGCAGAAGCAGAGACAAAAAGAAGAGTAAGAAGAGGAGCAAGAGCAGAGAAAGGAAACGGAGCCGCAGCAGAGAGCGCCATCGGAGCGGCTCCCGAAGCAAGGAGCGCTCTGGGCGCTATAGGGCACGCAAGAGCCCGGT CCGGAAACGTTCCAAAAGCCGGAGCCCCTTCAAAAAAGAGAAGAGTCCCATCCG AAACTTTGAGGATGCTATCGGGCAGTATAACAAAATCAGGGA gcAACCAATTGACAATCTAACACCAGAGGAGAGGGATGCCCGCACAGTTTTCTGTATGCAGCTGGCTGCGAGAATCAGAGCTCGAGACCTGGAAGATTTCTTCTCAGCTGTTGGAAAA GTAAGAGATGTGAGAATGATCTCCGACAGAAACTCCAGGAGATCAAAGGGCATCGCATACATCGAGTTTGTGGAGTCTTCTTCTGTTCCACTGGCTATCGGTCTGACAGGCCAGAGGCTGTTAGGAGTGCCCATCATCGTCCAGGCTTCTCAG GCAGAGAAAAATCGAGCTGCCGCCGCCGCCAACAATCTACAGAAGGGCAGTTCAGGTCCGATGAGGCTGTACGTTGGCTCGCTGCACTTCAACATCACTGAAGAAATGCTGCGAGGGATATTTGAACCTTTTGGAAAG ATCGAGGGAATCCAGCTCATGATGGACAGTGAGACCGGACGATCCAAAGGATATGGCTTCATATCG TTTTCAGATGCAGAATGTGCAAAGAAGGCCCTGGAGCAGCTGAATGGCTTTGAGCTGGCAGGACGTCCGATGAAGGTGGGGCATGTTACAGAGCGCTCAGACTCATCGACAGCCAGCTCCTTCCTGGACAACGACGAGCTGGAGAGGACCGGCATCGACCTCGGCACCACAGGGCGCCTACAGCTGATGGCTCGACTAGCAGAAG GAACTGGTCTGAAGATCCCTCCTGCCGCTCAGCAGGCTCTCCAGATGACCGGGTCCATACCCTTCGGAAACATTTCTGCTCAACCAG CTGTCCCAACTCCAGCTCCAAGCCAAGCCTTGAACCTCCCTTCACAACCGCTGGCCACACACTGCCTTCAGCTGTCCAACCTGTTCAACCCACAAGC agaAAATGATCCCACCTGGGCCATTGAGATCCAAGATGATGTTATTGAAGAGTGTAACAAACATGGAGGAATTGTTCACATTTATGTTGATAGGAACTCTGCTCAA GGTAACGTGTACGTGAAGTGTCCCTCAATACCAGCGGCGATGGCAACTGTAAATGCACTTCATGGACGCTGGTTTGCAG CCAAAATGATAACGGCTGCCTACGTTCCCTTACCGACCTACCACAACCTTTTCCCTGATTCGGTTGCAGCGAAGCAGCTTCTCATGCCGGCACGTCGATAG
- the LOC134863769 gene encoding RNA-binding protein 39-like isoform X1: MADDFDVEAMLEAPFRKTSLMISHLYSHEFIFDSTVNCEKKEDIAVVELHGSSTCAMSCFYGKTKDEMKSSHANGHDDQIKKKRRSRSKSRSPGSRKKRSRSRDKKKSKKRSKSRERKRSRSRERHRSGSRSKERSGRYRARKSPVRKRSKSRSPFKKEKSPIRNFEDAIGQYNKIREQPIDNLTPEERDARTVFCMQLAARIRARDLEDFFSAVGKVRDVRMISDRNSRRSKGIAYIEFVESSSVPLAIGLTGQRLLGVPIIVQASQAEKNRAAAAANNLQKGSSGPMRLYVGSLHFNITEEMLRGIFEPFGKIEGIQLMMDSETGRSKGYGFISFSDAECAKKALEQLNGFELAGRPMKVGHVTERSDSSTASSFLDNDELERTGIDLGTTGRLQLMARLAEGTGLKIPPAAQQALQMTGSIPFGNISAQPAVPTPAPSQALNLPSQPLATHCLQLSNLFNPQAENDPTWAIEIQDDVIEECNKHGGIVHIYVDRNSAQGNVYVKCPSIPAAMATVNALHGRWFAAKMITAAYVPLPTYHNLFPDSVAAKQLLMPARR; encoded by the exons ATGGCTGATGATTTTGACGTTGAGGCCATGCTGGAGGCTCCATTCAGAAAG ACTTCCCTAATGATATCTCACCTCTACTCCCATGAATTCATCTTTGATTCCACTGTGaactgtgaaaaaaaggaag ATATTGCAGTTGTGGAGCTTCATGGTTCGAGCACATGTGCCATGTCATGTTTTTATGGCAAAACAAAG GATGAGATGAAGTCCTCTCATGCAAATGGACATGACGACCAAATCAAGAA GAAAAGGAGGAGTCGAAGCAAGAGCCGAAGCCCAGGCTCTAGGAAGAAAAGGAGCAGAAGCAGAGACAAAAAGAAGAGTAAGAAGAGGAGCAAGAGCAGAGAAAGGAAACGGAGCCGCAGCAGAGAGCGCCATCGGAGCGGCTCCCGAAGCAAGGAGCGCTCTGGGCGCTATAGGGCACGCAAGAGCCCGGT CCGGAAACGTTCCAAAAGCCGGAGCCCCTTCAAAAAAGAGAAGAGTCCCATCCG AAACTTTGAGGATGCTATCGGGCAGTATAACAAAATCAGGGA gcAACCAATTGACAATCTAACACCAGAGGAGAGGGATGCCCGCACAGTTTTCTGTATGCAGCTGGCTGCGAGAATCAGAGCTCGAGACCTGGAAGATTTCTTCTCAGCTGTTGGAAAA GTAAGAGATGTGAGAATGATCTCCGACAGAAACTCCAGGAGATCAAAGGGCATCGCATACATCGAGTTTGTGGAGTCTTCTTCTGTTCCACTGGCTATCGGTCTGACAGGCCAGAGGCTGTTAGGAGTGCCCATCATCGTCCAGGCTTCTCAG GCAGAGAAAAATCGAGCTGCCGCCGCCGCCAACAATCTACAGAAGGGCAGTTCAGGTCCGATGAGGCTGTACGTTGGCTCGCTGCACTTCAACATCACTGAAGAAATGCTGCGAGGGATATTTGAACCTTTTGGAAAG ATCGAGGGAATCCAGCTCATGATGGACAGTGAGACCGGACGATCCAAAGGATATGGCTTCATATCG TTTTCAGATGCAGAATGTGCAAAGAAGGCCCTGGAGCAGCTGAATGGCTTTGAGCTGGCAGGACGTCCGATGAAGGTGGGGCATGTTACAGAGCGCTCAGACTCATCGACAGCCAGCTCCTTCCTGGACAACGACGAGCTGGAGAGGACCGGCATCGACCTCGGCACCACAGGGCGCCTACAGCTGATGGCTCGACTAGCAGAAG GAACTGGTCTGAAGATCCCTCCTGCCGCTCAGCAGGCTCTCCAGATGACCGGGTCCATACCCTTCGGAAACATTTCTGCTCAACCAG CTGTCCCAACTCCAGCTCCAAGCCAAGCCTTGAACCTCCCTTCACAACCGCTGGCCACACACTGCCTTCAGCTGTCCAACCTGTTCAACCCACAAGC agaAAATGATCCCACCTGGGCCATTGAGATCCAAGATGATGTTATTGAAGAGTGTAACAAACATGGAGGAATTGTTCACATTTATGTTGATAGGAACTCTGCTCAA GGTAACGTGTACGTGAAGTGTCCCTCAATACCAGCGGCGATGGCAACTGTAAATGCACTTCATGGACGCTGGTTTGCAG CCAAAATGATAACGGCTGCCTACGTTCCCTTACCGACCTACCACAACCTTTTCCCTGATTCGGTTGCAGCGAAGCAGCTTCTCATGCCGGCACGTCGATAG
- the LOC134863769 gene encoding RNA-binding protein 39-like isoform X4: MADDFDVEAMLEAPFRKDEMKSSHANGHDDQIKKKRRSRSKSRSPGSRKKRSRSRDKKKSKKRSKSRERKRSRSRERHRSGSRSKERSGRYRARKSPVRKRSKSRSPFKKEKSPIRNFEDAIGQYNKIREQPIDNLTPEERDARTVFCMQLAARIRARDLEDFFSAVGKVRDVRMISDRNSRRSKGIAYIEFVESSSVPLAIGLTGQRLLGVPIIVQASQAEKNRAAAAANNLQKGSSGPMRLYVGSLHFNITEEMLRGIFEPFGKIEGIQLMMDSETGRSKGYGFISFSDAECAKKALEQLNGFELAGRPMKVGHVTERSDSSTASSFLDNDELERTGIDLGTTGRLQLMARLAEGTGLKIPPAAQQALQMTGSIPFGNISAQPAVPTPAPSQALNLPSQPLATHCLQLSNLFNPQAENDPTWAIEIQDDVIEECNKHGGIVHIYVDRNSAQGNVYVKCPSIPAAMATVNALHGRWFAAKMITAAYVPLPTYHNLFPDSVAAKQLLMPARR, encoded by the exons ATGGCTGATGATTTTGACGTTGAGGCCATGCTGGAGGCTCCATTCAGAAAG GATGAGATGAAGTCCTCTCATGCAAATGGACATGACGACCAAATCAAGAA GAAAAGGAGGAGTCGAAGCAAGAGCCGAAGCCCAGGCTCTAGGAAGAAAAGGAGCAGAAGCAGAGACAAAAAGAAGAGTAAGAAGAGGAGCAAGAGCAGAGAAAGGAAACGGAGCCGCAGCAGAGAGCGCCATCGGAGCGGCTCCCGAAGCAAGGAGCGCTCTGGGCGCTATAGGGCACGCAAGAGCCCGGT CCGGAAACGTTCCAAAAGCCGGAGCCCCTTCAAAAAAGAGAAGAGTCCCATCCG AAACTTTGAGGATGCTATCGGGCAGTATAACAAAATCAGGGA gcAACCAATTGACAATCTAACACCAGAGGAGAGGGATGCCCGCACAGTTTTCTGTATGCAGCTGGCTGCGAGAATCAGAGCTCGAGACCTGGAAGATTTCTTCTCAGCTGTTGGAAAA GTAAGAGATGTGAGAATGATCTCCGACAGAAACTCCAGGAGATCAAAGGGCATCGCATACATCGAGTTTGTGGAGTCTTCTTCTGTTCCACTGGCTATCGGTCTGACAGGCCAGAGGCTGTTAGGAGTGCCCATCATCGTCCAGGCTTCTCAG GCAGAGAAAAATCGAGCTGCCGCCGCCGCCAACAATCTACAGAAGGGCAGTTCAGGTCCGATGAGGCTGTACGTTGGCTCGCTGCACTTCAACATCACTGAAGAAATGCTGCGAGGGATATTTGAACCTTTTGGAAAG ATCGAGGGAATCCAGCTCATGATGGACAGTGAGACCGGACGATCCAAAGGATATGGCTTCATATCG TTTTCAGATGCAGAATGTGCAAAGAAGGCCCTGGAGCAGCTGAATGGCTTTGAGCTGGCAGGACGTCCGATGAAGGTGGGGCATGTTACAGAGCGCTCAGACTCATCGACAGCCAGCTCCTTCCTGGACAACGACGAGCTGGAGAGGACCGGCATCGACCTCGGCACCACAGGGCGCCTACAGCTGATGGCTCGACTAGCAGAAG GAACTGGTCTGAAGATCCCTCCTGCCGCTCAGCAGGCTCTCCAGATGACCGGGTCCATACCCTTCGGAAACATTTCTGCTCAACCAG CTGTCCCAACTCCAGCTCCAAGCCAAGCCTTGAACCTCCCTTCACAACCGCTGGCCACACACTGCCTTCAGCTGTCCAACCTGTTCAACCCACAAGC agaAAATGATCCCACCTGGGCCATTGAGATCCAAGATGATGTTATTGAAGAGTGTAACAAACATGGAGGAATTGTTCACATTTATGTTGATAGGAACTCTGCTCAA GGTAACGTGTACGTGAAGTGTCCCTCAATACCAGCGGCGATGGCAACTGTAAATGCACTTCATGGACGCTGGTTTGCAG CCAAAATGATAACGGCTGCCTACGTTCCCTTACCGACCTACCACAACCTTTTCCCTGATTCGGTTGCAGCGAAGCAGCTTCTCATGCCGGCACGTCGATAG
- the LOC134863769 gene encoding RNA-binding protein 39-like isoform X6 — protein MADDFDVEAMLEAPFRKDEMKSSHANGHDDQIKKKRRSRSKSRSPGSRKKRSRSRDKKKSKKRSKSRERKRSRSRERHRSGSRSKERSGRYRARKSPVRKRSKSRSPFKKEKSPIRQPIDNLTPEERDARTVFCMQLAARIRARDLEDFFSAVGKVRDVRMISDRNSRRSKGIAYIEFVESSSVPLAIGLTGQRLLGVPIIVQASQAEKNRAAAAANNLQKGSSGPMRLYVGSLHFNITEEMLRGIFEPFGKIEGIQLMMDSETGRSKGYGFISFSDAECAKKALEQLNGFELAGRPMKVGHVTERSDSSTASSFLDNDELERTGIDLGTTGRLQLMARLAEGTGLKIPPAAQQALQMTGSIPFGNISAQPAVPTPAPSQALNLPSQPLATHCLQLSNLFNPQAENDPTWAIEIQDDVIEECNKHGGIVHIYVDRNSAQGNVYVKCPSIPAAMATVNALHGRWFAAKMITAAYVPLPTYHNLFPDSVAAKQLLMPARR, from the exons ATGGCTGATGATTTTGACGTTGAGGCCATGCTGGAGGCTCCATTCAGAAAG GATGAGATGAAGTCCTCTCATGCAAATGGACATGACGACCAAATCAAGAA GAAAAGGAGGAGTCGAAGCAAGAGCCGAAGCCCAGGCTCTAGGAAGAAAAGGAGCAGAAGCAGAGACAAAAAGAAGAGTAAGAAGAGGAGCAAGAGCAGAGAAAGGAAACGGAGCCGCAGCAGAGAGCGCCATCGGAGCGGCTCCCGAAGCAAGGAGCGCTCTGGGCGCTATAGGGCACGCAAGAGCCCGGT CCGGAAACGTTCCAAAAGCCGGAGCCCCTTCAAAAAAGAGAAGAGTCCCATCCG gcAACCAATTGACAATCTAACACCAGAGGAGAGGGATGCCCGCACAGTTTTCTGTATGCAGCTGGCTGCGAGAATCAGAGCTCGAGACCTGGAAGATTTCTTCTCAGCTGTTGGAAAA GTAAGAGATGTGAGAATGATCTCCGACAGAAACTCCAGGAGATCAAAGGGCATCGCATACATCGAGTTTGTGGAGTCTTCTTCTGTTCCACTGGCTATCGGTCTGACAGGCCAGAGGCTGTTAGGAGTGCCCATCATCGTCCAGGCTTCTCAG GCAGAGAAAAATCGAGCTGCCGCCGCCGCCAACAATCTACAGAAGGGCAGTTCAGGTCCGATGAGGCTGTACGTTGGCTCGCTGCACTTCAACATCACTGAAGAAATGCTGCGAGGGATATTTGAACCTTTTGGAAAG ATCGAGGGAATCCAGCTCATGATGGACAGTGAGACCGGACGATCCAAAGGATATGGCTTCATATCG TTTTCAGATGCAGAATGTGCAAAGAAGGCCCTGGAGCAGCTGAATGGCTTTGAGCTGGCAGGACGTCCGATGAAGGTGGGGCATGTTACAGAGCGCTCAGACTCATCGACAGCCAGCTCCTTCCTGGACAACGACGAGCTGGAGAGGACCGGCATCGACCTCGGCACCACAGGGCGCCTACAGCTGATGGCTCGACTAGCAGAAG GAACTGGTCTGAAGATCCCTCCTGCCGCTCAGCAGGCTCTCCAGATGACCGGGTCCATACCCTTCGGAAACATTTCTGCTCAACCAG CTGTCCCAACTCCAGCTCCAAGCCAAGCCTTGAACCTCCCTTCACAACCGCTGGCCACACACTGCCTTCAGCTGTCCAACCTGTTCAACCCACAAGC agaAAATGATCCCACCTGGGCCATTGAGATCCAAGATGATGTTATTGAAGAGTGTAACAAACATGGAGGAATTGTTCACATTTATGTTGATAGGAACTCTGCTCAA GGTAACGTGTACGTGAAGTGTCCCTCAATACCAGCGGCGATGGCAACTGTAAATGCACTTCATGGACGCTGGTTTGCAG CCAAAATGATAACGGCTGCCTACGTTCCCTTACCGACCTACCACAACCTTTTCCCTGATTCGGTTGCAGCGAAGCAGCTTCTCATGCCGGCACGTCGATAG
- the LOC134863769 gene encoding RNA-binding protein 39-like isoform X5: MADDFDVEAMLEAPFRKDEMKSSHANGHDDQIKKKRRSRSKSRSPGSRKKRSRSRDKKKSKKRSKSRERKRSRSRERHRSGSRSKERSGRYRARKSPVRKRSKSRSPFKKEKSPIRNFEDAIGQYNKIREQPIDNLTPEERDARTVFCMQLAARIRARDLEDFFSAVGKVRDVRMISDRNSRRSKGIAYIEFVESSSVPLAIGLTGQRLLGVPIIVQASQAEKNRAAAAANNLQKGSSGPMRLYVGSLHFNITEEMLRGIFEPFGKIEGIQLMMDSETGRSKGYGFISFSDAECAKKALEQLNGFELAGRPMKVGHVTERSDSSTASSFLDNDELERTGIDLGTTGRLQLMARLAEGTGLKIPPAAQQALQMTGSIPFGNISAQPAPSQALNLPSQPLATHCLQLSNLFNPQAENDPTWAIEIQDDVIEECNKHGGIVHIYVDRNSAQGNVYVKCPSIPAAMATVNALHGRWFAAKMITAAYVPLPTYHNLFPDSVAAKQLLMPARR; this comes from the exons ATGGCTGATGATTTTGACGTTGAGGCCATGCTGGAGGCTCCATTCAGAAAG GATGAGATGAAGTCCTCTCATGCAAATGGACATGACGACCAAATCAAGAA GAAAAGGAGGAGTCGAAGCAAGAGCCGAAGCCCAGGCTCTAGGAAGAAAAGGAGCAGAAGCAGAGACAAAAAGAAGAGTAAGAAGAGGAGCAAGAGCAGAGAAAGGAAACGGAGCCGCAGCAGAGAGCGCCATCGGAGCGGCTCCCGAAGCAAGGAGCGCTCTGGGCGCTATAGGGCACGCAAGAGCCCGGT CCGGAAACGTTCCAAAAGCCGGAGCCCCTTCAAAAAAGAGAAGAGTCCCATCCG AAACTTTGAGGATGCTATCGGGCAGTATAACAAAATCAGGGA gcAACCAATTGACAATCTAACACCAGAGGAGAGGGATGCCCGCACAGTTTTCTGTATGCAGCTGGCTGCGAGAATCAGAGCTCGAGACCTGGAAGATTTCTTCTCAGCTGTTGGAAAA GTAAGAGATGTGAGAATGATCTCCGACAGAAACTCCAGGAGATCAAAGGGCATCGCATACATCGAGTTTGTGGAGTCTTCTTCTGTTCCACTGGCTATCGGTCTGACAGGCCAGAGGCTGTTAGGAGTGCCCATCATCGTCCAGGCTTCTCAG GCAGAGAAAAATCGAGCTGCCGCCGCCGCCAACAATCTACAGAAGGGCAGTTCAGGTCCGATGAGGCTGTACGTTGGCTCGCTGCACTTCAACATCACTGAAGAAATGCTGCGAGGGATATTTGAACCTTTTGGAAAG ATCGAGGGAATCCAGCTCATGATGGACAGTGAGACCGGACGATCCAAAGGATATGGCTTCATATCG TTTTCAGATGCAGAATGTGCAAAGAAGGCCCTGGAGCAGCTGAATGGCTTTGAGCTGGCAGGACGTCCGATGAAGGTGGGGCATGTTACAGAGCGCTCAGACTCATCGACAGCCAGCTCCTTCCTGGACAACGACGAGCTGGAGAGGACCGGCATCGACCTCGGCACCACAGGGCGCCTACAGCTGATGGCTCGACTAGCAGAAG GAACTGGTCTGAAGATCCCTCCTGCCGCTCAGCAGGCTCTCCAGATGACCGGGTCCATACCCTTCGGAAACATTTCTGCTCAACCAG CTCCAAGCCAAGCCTTGAACCTCCCTTCACAACCGCTGGCCACACACTGCCTTCAGCTGTCCAACCTGTTCAACCCACAAGC agaAAATGATCCCACCTGGGCCATTGAGATCCAAGATGATGTTATTGAAGAGTGTAACAAACATGGAGGAATTGTTCACATTTATGTTGATAGGAACTCTGCTCAA GGTAACGTGTACGTGAAGTGTCCCTCAATACCAGCGGCGATGGCAACTGTAAATGCACTTCATGGACGCTGGTTTGCAG CCAAAATGATAACGGCTGCCTACGTTCCCTTACCGACCTACCACAACCTTTTCCCTGATTCGGTTGCAGCGAAGCAGCTTCTCATGCCGGCACGTCGATAG
- the LOC134863769 gene encoding RNA-binding protein 39-like isoform X3 gives MADDFDVEAMLEAPFRKTSLMISHLYSHEFIFDSTVNCEKKEDIAVVELHGSSTCAMSCFYGKTKDEMKSSHANGHDDQIKKKRRSRSKSRSPGSRKKRSRSRDKKKSKKRSKSRERKRSRSRERHRSGSRSKERSGRYRARKSPVRKRSKSRSPFKKEKSPIRQPIDNLTPEERDARTVFCMQLAARIRARDLEDFFSAVGKVRDVRMISDRNSRRSKGIAYIEFVESSSVPLAIGLTGQRLLGVPIIVQASQAEKNRAAAAANNLQKGSSGPMRLYVGSLHFNITEEMLRGIFEPFGKIEGIQLMMDSETGRSKGYGFISFSDAECAKKALEQLNGFELAGRPMKVGHVTERSDSSTASSFLDNDELERTGIDLGTTGRLQLMARLAEGTGLKIPPAAQQALQMTGSIPFGNISAQPAVPTPAPSQALNLPSQPLATHCLQLSNLFNPQAENDPTWAIEIQDDVIEECNKHGGIVHIYVDRNSAQGNVYVKCPSIPAAMATVNALHGRWFAAKMITAAYVPLPTYHNLFPDSVAAKQLLMPARR, from the exons ATGGCTGATGATTTTGACGTTGAGGCCATGCTGGAGGCTCCATTCAGAAAG ACTTCCCTAATGATATCTCACCTCTACTCCCATGAATTCATCTTTGATTCCACTGTGaactgtgaaaaaaaggaag ATATTGCAGTTGTGGAGCTTCATGGTTCGAGCACATGTGCCATGTCATGTTTTTATGGCAAAACAAAG GATGAGATGAAGTCCTCTCATGCAAATGGACATGACGACCAAATCAAGAA GAAAAGGAGGAGTCGAAGCAAGAGCCGAAGCCCAGGCTCTAGGAAGAAAAGGAGCAGAAGCAGAGACAAAAAGAAGAGTAAGAAGAGGAGCAAGAGCAGAGAAAGGAAACGGAGCCGCAGCAGAGAGCGCCATCGGAGCGGCTCCCGAAGCAAGGAGCGCTCTGGGCGCTATAGGGCACGCAAGAGCCCGGT CCGGAAACGTTCCAAAAGCCGGAGCCCCTTCAAAAAAGAGAAGAGTCCCATCCG gcAACCAATTGACAATCTAACACCAGAGGAGAGGGATGCCCGCACAGTTTTCTGTATGCAGCTGGCTGCGAGAATCAGAGCTCGAGACCTGGAAGATTTCTTCTCAGCTGTTGGAAAA GTAAGAGATGTGAGAATGATCTCCGACAGAAACTCCAGGAGATCAAAGGGCATCGCATACATCGAGTTTGTGGAGTCTTCTTCTGTTCCACTGGCTATCGGTCTGACAGGCCAGAGGCTGTTAGGAGTGCCCATCATCGTCCAGGCTTCTCAG GCAGAGAAAAATCGAGCTGCCGCCGCCGCCAACAATCTACAGAAGGGCAGTTCAGGTCCGATGAGGCTGTACGTTGGCTCGCTGCACTTCAACATCACTGAAGAAATGCTGCGAGGGATATTTGAACCTTTTGGAAAG ATCGAGGGAATCCAGCTCATGATGGACAGTGAGACCGGACGATCCAAAGGATATGGCTTCATATCG TTTTCAGATGCAGAATGTGCAAAGAAGGCCCTGGAGCAGCTGAATGGCTTTGAGCTGGCAGGACGTCCGATGAAGGTGGGGCATGTTACAGAGCGCTCAGACTCATCGACAGCCAGCTCCTTCCTGGACAACGACGAGCTGGAGAGGACCGGCATCGACCTCGGCACCACAGGGCGCCTACAGCTGATGGCTCGACTAGCAGAAG GAACTGGTCTGAAGATCCCTCCTGCCGCTCAGCAGGCTCTCCAGATGACCGGGTCCATACCCTTCGGAAACATTTCTGCTCAACCAG CTGTCCCAACTCCAGCTCCAAGCCAAGCCTTGAACCTCCCTTCACAACCGCTGGCCACACACTGCCTTCAGCTGTCCAACCTGTTCAACCCACAAGC agaAAATGATCCCACCTGGGCCATTGAGATCCAAGATGATGTTATTGAAGAGTGTAACAAACATGGAGGAATTGTTCACATTTATGTTGATAGGAACTCTGCTCAA GGTAACGTGTACGTGAAGTGTCCCTCAATACCAGCGGCGATGGCAACTGTAAATGCACTTCATGGACGCTGGTTTGCAG CCAAAATGATAACGGCTGCCTACGTTCCCTTACCGACCTACCACAACCTTTTCCCTGATTCGGTTGCAGCGAAGCAGCTTCTCATGCCGGCACGTCGATAG